One bacterium genomic window carries:
- a CDS encoding outer membrane beta-barrel protein — protein sequence MKKLLAVIVTAFLLLSAPSWARSTKNKTIGVYALGNIQVLETAPGFDAGPGGGAFFDYRFNQRFSLTVEAWASTHDTSSGNMVIMALPAATIKLYFFDDESGKWDPYAGIGVGAYATSGAHNGVGLGGQIELGLDYYISDTLSTGLAGTFRSAAIIDDLGTGNNAFGMLPYTVAGKVGFHF from the coding sequence ATGAAAAAGCTTTTGGCCGTCATTGTTACGGCTTTTTTATTATTAAGCGCGCCTTCTTGGGCGCGCAGTACAAAAAATAAAACCATTGGTGTGTATGCCCTGGGCAATATCCAGGTGCTCGAAACTGCTCCCGGCTTTGATGCCGGCCCGGGTGGCGGTGCTTTTTTTGATTATCGATTTAACCAGCGCTTTTCTCTCACAGTAGAAGCCTGGGCTTCTACTCACGATACCAGTAGCGGCAATATGGTGATTATGGCGCTTCCGGCCGCTACCATTAAATTGTATTTTTTTGATGACGAGTCAGGTAAATGGGATCCTTATGCTGGCATTGGTGTGGGGGCTTATGCTACAAGCGGTGCCCATAATGGTGTGGGCTTAGGCGGACAAATTGAATTAGGACTCGATTATTATATTTCCGATACCTTGTCTACAGGGCTTGCCGGCACATTTCGCTCGGCAGCCATTATTGACGACTTAGGTACCGGCAACAATGCCTTTGGCATGCTGCCCTATACAG